A stretch of the Chelonoidis abingdonii isolate Lonesome George chromosome 11, CheloAbing_2.0, whole genome shotgun sequence genome encodes the following:
- the LOC116817633 gene encoding cathepsin K-like has translation MLTLGSVLLLMVAASVANIGKDPTLDSDWERWKAIYQKQYSSEEEELSRRLIWEKTLKIITVHNLEESMGKHSYTMAMNGFADMTSEEVTATMTGLRVSNSEMDNLTADWPQESIQDQAPDCIDWRKSGYVTNVKNQGSCGSCWAFSAVGALEGQLKKKTGRLVSLSPQNLVDCSWKYGNHGCHGGFMTGAFRYVINNRGIDSETSYPYEGRDNNCRYKTSGRAATSVSYKKIPEGSETYLERAVASVGPISIGIDASLRSFQHYHSGVYYDSECSSSHINHAVLVVGYCVDKGVPYWLVKNSWGTRWGDHGYIRMAKNRGNLCGIASFASYPLM, from the exons ATGCTGACACTGGGCAGTGTTTTACTGCTTATGGTAGCAGCATCTGTTGCCAACATAGGCAAGGATCCTACCCTTGATTCAGACTGGGAACGCTGGAAGGCAATCTACCAAAAGCAGTACAGCAGTGAG GAGGAAGAGCTTTCCAGGCGCTTGATCtgggaaaaaaccttgaaaatCATTACAGTTCATAACTTGGAAGAGTCAATGGGAAAGCATTCATACACAATGGCTATGAATGGCTTTGCAGACATG acaTCTGAGGAAGTAACGGCTACAATGACAGGGCTCAGGGTATCCAACTCAGAAATGGATAACCTCACAGCTGATTGGCCTCAAGAAAGtattcaggatcaggccccagactGCATAGATTGGAGGAAGAGCGGTTATGTCACCAATGTAAAGAACCAG GGATCTTGTGGTTCTTGCTGGGCTTTCAGTGCTGTGGGGGCCTTGGAAGGACAACTGAAGAAGAAAACAGGGCGTTTGGTGTCACTTAGTCCCCAGAACCTAGTAGACTGCTCTTGGAAATATGGCAACCATGGTTGCCATGGAGGCTTTATGACTGGAGCTTTCAGATATGTTATAAACAACCGCGGCATTGACTCAGAAACGTCGTACCCATATGAAGGTCGG GACAATAATTGCCGTTATAAAACTTCTGGACGGGCTGCCACCTCTGTCAGCTATAAAAAAATACCTGAAGGAAGTGAAACTTATCTTGAAAGAGcagtggcttcagtgggaccaaTATCTATTGGTATAGATGCAAGTTTGAGATCCTTCCAGCATTACCATAGTG gtGTGTACTATGACTCAGAATGCAGTTCTTCACATATAAACCATGCCGTTCTTGTTGTGGGATATTGTGTGGACAAAGGTGTGCCATATTGGCTTGTCAAAAACAG CTGGGGAACCAGATGGGGTGATCACGGTTATATCCGGATGGCAAAAAACAGAGGCAACCTTTGCGGAATAGCTTCATTTGCCAGCTACCCACTGATGTGA
- the HORMAD1 gene encoding HORMA domain-containing protein 1 → MATAQMQRNSMSAVIFPNKICTEQQSLILVKRLLAVAVSCITYLRGIFPECAYGTRYLDDLCVKILKEDKNCPGSTQLVKWMLGCYDALQKKYLRMVVLAVYTHAEDPQTVTECYQFKFKYTNNGPVMDFTSCTNVEVTPPDYQPPGFKEGDCDTMIFEGEPIYLNVGEVPTPFHMLKVKVTTERERMENLDKNMLKQGDYKVPTQLITLDKDDPEEQDQQINEDFVADNKMEVQKNANTSVKVGELNLTCEENELMRSEESQNKPVSNSQVDQLAIKTSELDVSESRTRSGRIFQINTVGENQAQEHCKNRLVAKSSRETQKRNWSESQKLVHQYELSSSQDALPKRRKFSEPKERF, encoded by the exons ATGGCAACTGCCCAGATGCAAAGAAATTCTATG AGTGCAGTAATATTTCCTAATAAAATATGTACTGAACAGCAGTCTTTGATATTGGTGAAGAGACTCCTAGCAGTAGCAGTATCCTGCATTACTTACCTAAGAGGAATTTTTCCAGAATGTGCCTATGGAACAAGATATCTAGATG acctCTGTGTCAAGATTTTGAAGGAAGACAAAAACTGTCCTGGGTCCACTCAGTTGGTGAAATG GATGTTAGGATGCTATGATGCTTTGCAAAAGAAATAT CTAAGAATGGTTGTCCTAGCA gtctACACTCATGCAGAAGACCCTCAG ACAGTTACAGAATGTTATCAGTTCAAATTCAAATACACCAACAATGGGCCAGTAATGGATTTCACCAG CTGTACCAATGTCGAAG TTACACCACCTGATTACCAGCCTCCTGGTTTTAAAGAGGGTGATTGTGACACAATGATATTTGAGGGGGAGCCTATTTACCTAAATGTGGGCGAGGTGCCAACCCCTTTTCATATGCTGAAAGTTAAAGTGACAACTGAGAGAGAACGAATGGAAAATCTTGATAAAAACATGCTAAAGCAAGGAGACTATAAGGTGCCTACGCAGTTAATCACACTGGACAAAGATGATCCAGAAGAACAGGACCAGCAAATAAAT gaaGATTTTGTGGCAGATAATAAAATGGAAGTtcagaaaaatgcaaatacatCTGTAAAAGTTGGAG AATTAAATTTAACTTGTGAAGAAAATGAACTTATGAGGTCTGAAGAAAGCCAGAATAAACCTGTTTCTAATTCTCAG GTTGATCAGTTAGCAATTAAAACATCTGAACTTGATGTGTCAGAGAGCAGGACAAGAAGTGGAAGAATATTTCAGATCAACACA GTTGGTGAAAATCAGGCTCAGGAACATTGCAAAAATCGTTTAGTAGCTAAGAGTTCTAGAGAAACCCAGAAGAGAAATTGGTCTGAGTCTCAAAAACTT GTTCATCAGTACGAACTCTCCTCTAGTCAAGATGCACTGCCGAAAAGGAGAAAATTTAGCGAACCAAAGGAGCGGTTTTAG